The genomic stretch CCAACGTAGGTTTAGTCGCCCGAAAAAGCTTTGGATGCCCGATTGGATGCATCTCGCCCATTAGAGATCTTGACCCGTTCCATTTATTGTGTGTGGCCCATGAGGTATCCAAGGGATATCAGTCAAAGGGAAACCGTCTCCCCCACGATTTGGAGGAGAATGAGTCTTCCACTATCTCCATGTTTATGATAGTTGAATAAAGGAACTGCtcattgtaacaccccaatttaTTTATCCACTTACTTagttatttatttaatttaatcgggtaatttatttaaataattattttgCGATGTGTGAAATGTTTGGCCGGTGACGACATTTGTCGTGTTTTGTgtgaattaattaattaaatagaAATTTGAGAGAATATGAAGAATTGAGTCGGTTTTGTGAATTGAGAGAGTTTAGTGGTGAGTGGAGGAAAATTGAATATTATTTGGGCAAAAAGTTTAATTAAGAGAAATTAATTAGAATCATATATATTCTAAAAGCTAGAGAAAATTAGGTTAAAGGGACTTTTTTGTCAGTACGTGAAAATAAGAGGTTATGAGAGAAGAACATTGGAAGGGAGAGATAGGGCTTGAGAGAAAGGATCCTTAGAAGCTTGCTTTGATGATTTTTGCTTGAATTACAAGGTAGGGGGGATTCTTCATCTAAGGGTGCTTATATCATGAAAGGGTAGAGTGGTTTCTCTTAACCTCCAATAGGGTTTATATTTTTCTCTATTATTTGATTAGGAGCATCATAGATTAATGTTGTGATTCGTTTTGTCATGGAATGATGTGATGATATGtgatttgttgttgttttgttgatgttcatgaatcAATTGGTGTTATGATAAAACTATGTTGAATTGGGGCATCTGAGGGTATCATTATAATTGATTAATTCAATAAAAACAAGGGATCATTGTTATTCTGGGGATATTTGATGTATTAGTCATAATATGATGTGAATTGGTGGTGTTTTGATTGATAATATTGGTATTGGTATGAGTGGTAAGAGGTGTGGGATGAAGAAGACGAGCGATTAAATGAAAATTTGGTTTTCTGGAAAATTTAATAATGTCGATCGATTGTCATTGTAGTGCAATCGATTGCATCCGTGTATTTTTAGAAAAATTTCctatgacaatcgattgtcattATAGTGCAATCGATTGCATCAGTGTATTTTTCGAAATAATAGTATGACAATTGATTGCTATGTTGGATCAATCGATTATTGCTTTGTATTTTTTGGAGAAAAAAATAATGTCAATCGATTGCTGTGAGGAATTAATCGATTAACTAAAGTCATTAGTGAATCATCATTTATGACAATTGATTGTCACCCTATGACAATCGGTTGTCTTAGGCCAAATTGTGAAAAATagtttgttttgattttgttgCATTGTCCAACGATTTTGGTCGTAACTTTTAATTTGTAAGTCTAAATGAGGTGTCGTTTGAAATGTTAGAGAGATGACGCGTAGACATATCTAGTGCTAGTGTTTTGATGAAATAATTTTGTCGTGTGAGTGTATGATTATTGTGTGAATGTATGTTGTGAATCATGTGCATAATTGAGTAATATTTGTACATGCTTTTTATGATTGATGAGGCGAGTGTTTTAGAGAGGGAACTACTCGTATTATGTTGGAATGTATGGATAATTTTGTGAATTTTTATGTTTACTTAATGGTGAGATGATGTTAAAATTAATTGACATGTGTGAACATTGTGTGGATGTATGTTAAAGGTGTGAATGTATGACTAATTGTGTGAATTGTTATGCATGTTCTTGATGATTGATTACAGTTAGAATGGGGTTGTAATCTTTGAAGAAAATCATCTGAAGAAAATGATTCAGATGATGTGCATGTTATTCGTCGTGATCATAAAGAGGGAATATGGGAAAACTAGCAAGTAAATGTTTTATATCACTTAGCAGTTTATAATTATTCATTTTACtctttttttattcattttaCTAAAGattcaatgttgttgttgattatccTAATTGGTTTAAATTGTTGTTCAAATTATATGTGTTTACCGACTAGTGACAAATCTTAGCATATAACTTTTGGACCGACTacaagactttccattttggtAATCGCTCTTGTTGGTTAATCATTTGATTTAGTTTTATTGTAAAATTATAAGGTTTTTCTAATTTTGACTTTGTATTTTGTGTAAATTATTGTTCTTAGTTTTGTAATGCAGGTACAATGTTCCTGTTTTAGAAATCAGCAAAATATGATTTTGTATTCTATGATATGGTTATGTAATTTAGGTACAAACGAAAATATATAAAAAATTCACCCCTCAGTTTTTAAATAAAATCGACGTGATAATATAGGGTTATTACCTTGGTTTTTAAACAAAACCGAGATTTTATGTTGGATGCGCCATCCAACTttgtaaataataaaaatgcagATGTTGGGGTTCGAACCCATGGTCAAATTATTTTATCCCTCGGTTTTTCATTAAACGAGGTGTTAAGTGGCATATTTTCATGTTGTCGTTTGTTATGTTGCTTCGGTAGCCGAGGTTACATCTCTCTCGCGTGCGACGTTAAAAGTGTTATATGTAGTAATGTAACCCTTGCTCTTATAAGTTCCTCAGGAATTTGAACTTGATACTCATTAATATTCCTCCCTAAATCCAACCCATTATCACTCAAGTCTTAATGCTCTTTCCAACTCCAATACTCCAAACACCTGCAAACATTATATGAGGGACATAATTTGCTATTTCTTTCCAAAGCCCTGAGTTGGAACCTTTACACTTTGTAATTTCATGCATATCTCCACACTTTACTAGTGTAAAAAGAGGATTTTACACCTATTTTAAAGATATATTACACCCATTATAATCGGGTGTAAAATCAAAGGGTGAGATATGTATGAAGAATTTATACCCATTTTAAAACCTGTATAAAAAGAGGGTATATTACATATATACATCGAATTTGAACGAATTTACACCCTATTTTGGATAAAATGGATGTAAAATATCTGTTATTCACATTAAAATTTAAGAGTTACACCCTATTTTAGATGAAATTGATGTAAATTGTCACATATATACACTAAATTTACACCCTGTTTTAGTTAAATTGGGTGTAAAATGAGTGATATTTACTATGAATTTTAACAAATTTACACCTTTTTTCAAATATAAAGGGGTAAATTATTTAATAATTACCTTGAATTTTAACATATTTACACCCTATTTTAGATATAATAGGTGTAAAAGATAtcaatttttaaaatattttttaaaattcattaaacaaaatatttttagatATTCATGGACATTTGATAAACAAAGAAAAGGAGCTAACGAAAACGGTTAAGAATGTGTGATTTGGCCTAACTCAACCCTAGAAAACCGGTTTAAACtggttggtagagtgaggactgcctccatttataaacacatgttcagacCTTATATTGTCCGATGTGTGACTCTTAACAAAAACAAAATAGattttctcatcttcatgtatCTCGTACTAACAAGTCAATACACCAAACAAAATGGTATCCATATGTAAAAATCCAATCACTTTTTTCATATAAGTGTTGGGTGCATGTGTGAGTGGTTAAAGTCTCACATTGCCTATGAATGGGTAAAATATTTGATTTATAAGAGAGATGATTCATTTACCGACCACCTTAAGGTTTTAGGATGAGATGTGGTGTCTCCCTCGCTCGTGGTCCTGAAGCATTAGTCTCATGGGTGCTCCCGACTATCTCAAACTCCCCAACAGTGGTATTAGAGTCGTGGTTTGGCTTTGTAGGGGAGACGGAGTTGGATCCGGTGTTGAATCTTATTATAGGATGTGGGGGATCACACTTGTAGGGGATAATGTTGGATGCAAGTGTGAGTGATTAAAATTCCACATTGTCTATGAATGAATTTTTTTCCAATCGCTTTTGTTTTCTcattatttttttgttttcttcGTTCTTTTTCTCTTCAATCATTTGTATTTGGTGTTTCTGGAGATTTTTCTCTTCAACCATTTGTAAAAAAAATTGACCTCAAAATTATCAAATATGATTAATCGACTATTTTTCATATAATGATGTGTTTGTGAATACCTACAAATTCAACTTATAATACATTAAACAATTACATATTAAAACAATAACTCGCATGTTTTTCATTAAATATATATAATagaaaaatattttatattatattacCTTATCGAATCTTTTAACAATATTTTGTAATTTGGATACAAAGAAACTTTGTAATCATTCCAAAGAGTATCATGTACATGTTCTCGTTGAAAAGAGTCTTGTCCATATCAGGAATCATATATTTTAGACAATCATCCAACTCTTCATCAACCTCTTCTCTTAAAGAGGACTTTGGTACATCAGACAATTCACCCTACTAAATTCACTTCCTATAATTTTGACAAATTCCATTAACTCCTAGGTATTCATTCCCACACGACGCCGACTTCTAAAGGTGTAATACTCACACAATACTCACACAATTAGCATAAGGATTTGAACCTCGCAAATTGCCATGAGCATAGTCAATACATCCTTCCGCCActattataaaaaataattagatttatatatatatatatatatatatataatatatattatatatatattatatatatatatatataatatatattatatatatataatattcATTATTATATACCAAATATATAAATTATTcaatcaatttaaaaaaaatgtgTTGCTTGTAATAATGATCAGGTGAAGTCAAATAGAGTGTTTTTTAAGAAATATGATTTAACAATTTCACATAGTATAATATCATACAAAAATCATTCTTTTAAACAATAAATTAATATGAATTCTCATACTTCTAaacaatttatttatttttaatataattttaaaaCATATTCAATGATTAAATTATATGCAATCATACATATCTATCATAAAAAAATCCGGCATAATTAAATTTTAAAACATTTTCTACCAGCAATTTTCATGGCTCCGGTTCAACCCATGTTTTAGAGTTTAAAATTAACCGTATGTGCCGAATCATAATATtatattaattatatatatatatatatatatatatatatatatatatatatatatatatatatattatatatatatatatatatattgtattactttataaatttttaaaataaaagttaaattttttttaatatccaacgtctataattaattgatggtgtaaaacccttttacactgtccgtgtatttcaattaatctcatttatatatatatatatatatatatatatatatatatataatatatatatatatatatatatatatatatatatatatattacttttgttttCGATCGGAATGAATTAAACTGAATTGAATCATTTTCTAAATGAAGAACTCTCGAAAATGTGAATTTGATGATGCGTTAGGGTTTCTAAAGGCAGTAATTTCTAAAGGCAGTAAAAATTGCATTTAAATATGATAAGGAAAAGTATGATTTATTTATAGAAGTCCTAACAGATTACAATGGTAAGAGAATTGAGAAGAACTCTCTTCATATAACTGATTTCAAAGCAAAAGTCAAGAGTTTGTTTAGAGAGCATGTAGATTTAATTTTGGAATTCAACAACTTCATGCCGAAGGAACGTCAAATCACACTAGATCTTGGCGACTTCATTCAATTTTCTGGTGTCTGCACGAATTGGAGAGATTTTCAGAAGAATCGAAGACGAGTTATTGATGCTTAAGGTTTCTAAAGGCAGTAAAAGTTGCATTTCAATATAACATGAAAAACTATCATCAATTTCTAAAAGTCCTAAGTGATTTCAGTGCTGACAGAATTCAGAAAAGTGGTGTCAAAACAAAAGTCAGAGAGCTTGTTTAAAGGGCATAAATATTTAATGTTGGAATTCAACAAATTCATGCCGATTTCTGGTGAGAGCACTAGTTAGTACTAGTGCATTGAATATAcgtattttttaaaaataaacttTTTCTTCGTTCAtataaattttatattttaaatcTTAAATTCTTTTTCCTTCTAACCTTTTTGTTGCTATATTATTCAATATTAATAGTTAGATTTCGGGGTGGAAAATAGCATTAAGAAATGTCTTTTTCTTTCTAATCTTTTTTATTTCATTAATTCTATATCTTTTTCTTTCTAATCTTTTTGTTGTTATATTGTTCAATCTTATCTCTTTTTATagttaattttaattaattaaaataatgaGGAAATAGAAATATTAAGAGGTGGGGTGAAAAATAGAATTAATGAAATTATGGTATAATTAGTGAGAAATAAAAGAATCAAGGTGTGATTATTAGTAAACtaaaataagtaaaataaatAGATTATGTGATGGGATTAGAGagtttttaaaaaatttgaaTAGTACATGAGAAAGTGAGAAAAAGTGCTTTTGGATGGCAAGAACAAGGGTTTGAGGAAGAAGAGGAAGTCATAGTTAGAGTGCTTTTGCTGGAAAATTGAGGTAAGGGGGGAGAACTACTCAATTAAGGGTGTTAATTTCATGAAAGAATAGTGAGGACTCTTTAATCCTCCTCTAGGTTTTCTCTTATTTTGTCATTGTTGATTGTGTGTGAATTATTCGTTATGAATACATGAATATTTTGTTTTGAATGATGTTGTTGTGATGAAATTCGTGTACTGTACTATGTCAAAATTGATACATGATGAAAGTATGTGAAATCTGCAAATTTGTTGTTGCTAATTAGTGTGTTTGAGTTTATATGAGCATGACTTTAATCCATGATAAATTTGTGAAATTATGAATATGTGTGAAATTaacatgtctatgtgctataaTTGATGTATAATTCGTTTCGGGTTGATTGGAGTATTCCGGGTGTGAAATCGGAGCTTCAATGAGCTCTAAGGGCAGAAAACGTGTTTCTGTGTTCTGCACAGGGGTGACAACTGTACCTGCATGACAGGCTACCCGTTAGCGTGTCGAAAGAGGTTGACGCCTGTCAGCTGAGTGACGGGAATACGTCAGGGTCTTTTGAGTGATGACGGACATGGGAAGTGGTGACGGATGGAACAAAGGGATGATGGGTGACGACCGTCATGGCCCTAGAACAGATCGTCGTGGTCTGGGCAGTCATTTTGACACGTCGATTCGGACTTCCAGTGCTGTTTTTGAACCTGGAAATTATTTGATGTTGTTTTATGAGATTTAATGGGTTGGGACGGGAATCGATATGCTCGAAATATTATCGAATGAGTATATGATTAATTGTTGATGAATTGTGAGTTTACATAAACATTGATATACATTAGTGAATTAACATTGGTGAATGTTATTGATAAATTAATATTATGTATAGATAATGTTATGTGATGATGAACTAATGTGTGAGTTGTGCATGTATGTTATGTTGATGACTGCATTTTTGCGTATAATTGCATGTGTTATGCATCATAATGTATGGACTTCGGTCCAATTGTGGGATCGGGAGTGAGTAGTTGATGCCTATGGTGGGATAAATGAAGTGTTGTTGATTCAGTGGTGGAATCAGTATGATTTTGATGTGTTATGGTTCAATGGTGGGATCGGGAGCAAGTGCCCTACTTCCATATAATGGGGCTGGTGAAGTATCGTTGATTTAATGGTAGAATCAGTAATGATTTGATGTGCTATGATCCATTGGTGGGATCGGGAGTGAGTGGGGAATATCAGTAACATACCTCTAATGTCTAATGAGTCGATACCGCATTTGTATTTAGAGTTAAGGTGGTGCCACATTGCATATATATACTTGTACTCTGAATGAATTTATATTGATGATGTGATGTGTAATATTTGTGAAGTGTGTTGTGATTTGATGATGTAGATGTTTGTGATCTTCCCTTTTATGTAATGCACCACTATATTATCTGAGCATACTCTTATCCCTTtttgttgttgtggcggttgtgCTCTTCTAGAGTACAGACAATCAGGTACAAGAGTAGCTGCTTGAGTTAGGGGACAGTGTCGATGCCTCTTTAGCTATTTTGTTCTCCATTTCTAAGTTAAATTCGTAGCCTTCGCAGTAGCTTCATCGATATTACCCACCAAATAAAAGGCTTGTTCAGGAAGACTATCTAATTCTCCAGAAAGAATCAATTGAAATCCTCTAATTGTTTCTGCTAGACCAGCATATTTCCCTGGAGAACCGGTAAATACTTCTGCTACGAAAAAAGGTTGTGAGAAGAAACGTTCAATTTTTCGTGCTCTTGCTACAGTTAAGCGATCCTCTTCGGATACTTAGTCCAACCCAAGAATAGTTATCATGTCCTGAAGTTCGTTGTAACGTTGTAACGTTTGTTTAACTCTTTGTGCAGTTTCATAATGTTCTTCACCGACGATACGAGGTTGGAGCATGGTCGACGTTGAATTTAAAGGATCTATTGCTGGATAGATACCTTTGGCAGCTAATCCTCTTGATAGTACAGTAGTTGCATCCAAATGTGCAAATGTCGTGGTAGGAGCAGGATCGGTCAAATCATCTGCAGGTACATAAACTGCTTGAATAGAAGTTATAGACCCTTCTTTGGTAGAAGTAATTCTTTCTTGTAAAGTACCCATTTCAGTACCCAGGGTGGGTTGATAACCCACAGCGGAAGGCATTCGGCCCAATAAGGCGGATACTTCGGATCCAGCTTTGACAAAATGGAAGATATTATCGATAAATAGAAGGATGTCCTGCTCATTGACATCTCGGAAATATTCTGCCATAGTTAGGGCAGTTAAACCAACTCTCATACGAGCTCTGGGGGGTTCATTCATTTGACCGTAGACTAGAGCTACTTTTGATTCCGCAATATTTTTTTCATTAATTACTCTGGATTCTTTCATTTCCATATAAAGATCATTTCCCATACGAGTACGCTCACCTACTCCGCCAAATACGGATACACCTCCATGAGCTTTGGCAATGTTATTGATCAATTCCATAATGAGTACTGTTTTACCTACCCCTAGCTCCACCGAAAAGTCCTATTTTTCCGCCACGACGATAAAGAGCTAAAAAATTAACTACTTTAATTCTTGTTTCAAAAATGGATAATTATGTATCTAACTGTATAAAAGCAGACGCAGATCTATGAATAGGAGATGTTATGCGAGTATCTACAGGACCCAAATTATCAATAGGCTTTCCAAGCACCTTGAAAATTCGACCTAGGGTTGCTCCGCCGACTGGAACACTTAGAGCAACTCCCGTGTCAATCACTTTCATTCCTCTCTTTAGACCATCTGTAGCACTCATAGCTACAACTCTAATTCGATTATTTCCTAATAATTGTTGTACTTCACAAGTTACGCGAATTTGTTTGCCAACCGTATCTCGGCCTTGAACTATCAGAGCGTTGTAAATATAAGGCATCTTCCCTAGTGGAAAAACTACATCgtgtaaagacaaagtgtcatacaacatacgatatcaagtttcgatgatgacaaaagaccatcatgcacgtctacaaacaaatgcaacacattacccaccatatccttttctacgcTCCTCTAAATCTACTATAATCATCAAAAAAACATgtagacaaagtgtgatcatgactaaatgcatgaaaatcacaaatcacatttttttgcagatttgaaagctttgagtcgaccataggggtcagctcaaagctcacgggtcagcgcaaagctcaaCCCAAACTGGAGAATGGTCAGCGCAAAACtgcttgcgtcgaccatagggtcggcgcatagctcacgggtcggcgcataaaccccttgagtcgaccacacgtcagcgcatggcatagtgatgctatccacgggtcagcgtatgaaatgtttgagtcgaccataagggtcggcgcatgccccacgggtcagcgcacgccgacctatggtcgaccgttcgcgcgccaactcagttttctgagttatttcaaatatttgaaatactgttatgtttgtttgattttgtctgttactatatatatagaagtcaaaacacttctattaactaacatttgtTAATTTGTTTgcaagtgttcaaggaaacaagaaagagtgaaaaaggtgtcaaagattcatcatcttcatcctcaacagttcacaatacatcaactgcacacaataacgtttgatgtgattcgtgatagattgaaggtgataaggttcgtagctacgattgaagaatcgggttcgagttgaagtcttggcaggttctttcttgaataaaaccattagggttttatcctccaataccggtttgtgtttgggggtttttggacgaattgcttcattaacattcagctgagcgaaggtgactgataagagaacgtcttcatcagtctagtagcggattcggtgtttgtgtagtgaaggattcgggtttgattcgttcgtgttcgtgatcagccgggccaaggggttgaagaacggaaggttcctcaacgagtggcaggaaacggaggtccagcatcaacaatcaaaggtcttgattcatcttgaatcaaggagcaaggataagaagtatcattcaacacattggaagttctgttgtttacatactttgaaatccttgtaaaaacgattaaatctcacaggtgatatctaattaatcatctcaattctatttttagaattgagggcagacgtaccccgaagcgaggacggcgggggaactgcctcattaaatctgcgtcttctttaattttctgcataatctgtttttcagcttaaaatttaagtgattttagtttaagcaatttttaccaaacgttgatataagttgagtaagtgattaaaactgctgtttgaatactaagtacaataataCATTGTACTAGGACAAATTGATCTACTTACTCAACTCAAGTATCACTTGGggtgtttatgcacaccaagtgtttgtaaatttgCTTAAGCCAAAGCTGTCTTAAGTTTACATTCTGTTTGATTGGGCATTTTGtatcattggaactaggcttgctagtaagtgaattATTTCATTGATTGAGCAAATAATTGTAGTGACTTGTATTCCAATTCATCTattatccattagcttaacgcatatccggttttccaataacggttcgttttagactaaattttcctcggtcgcttccgcacctaaaacatttttaaaaccaaCTTTTCTTctaaattggtagcgccgactcgagtttttaattgggatctattcaacccccccccccttctagatccgtgccatagtctaacacaTCGAGTATCGGACCGATTATTTATGTGATACGCCCCAGATTTTTGTTTTCAAGTACAGAAACCTCAGTATCAGAAGGGGGAGGAGTTATTGTCATATTGCAAAATATCGGGggttttttttgaaaaaaaaaatgtTCGATAACAAAGCAAGTGGCTAATGATATTGAAAAATAAATGTAAGTTAATAATCTATTTTCTTGATACCATCCAATCAATTCAATTGTTTTAAAATTTCAATGATTGAATTTTCAAGGTTAACCCAGTCATCTAGATTATAGATAATACTATATTATCTATAGAATTAGAACCTGAAATTTGTTTATGATTCTGTTTTTCTATCTCATTGgtccttcttttttatttccTCAGCATAGGATTTATACTTAGCATATCATTTTTACCAAAAAAAATTACATATACAACATAGGTCACTGTCAAGGTCAAGAATATCTTTTTTATTATTTAGATTAGAAAATGatattccaaaaaaaaaataaGAGACTAAAAAAACGGTTGGGTTGCGCCATACATATGAAAGAGTATAGAATAATGATGTATTTCCCAAATCAAATATCATGGTAAAACTTAACAATGACCCATTCAGATTCATTGATAATATTAGTTGATGGATCATTTGTAAAAAGGTTTTATTAACTCCTAAGTTATGTCGAGTAGACCTTGTTGTTGTTGCTATAATTCTTAATTCATGCGTTGTATGGGGAGATTTATGTCACCACAAATAGAAACGAAAGCAAAGGTTGGGTTCAAAGATGGTGTTAAAGATTATAAATTGACTTATTATACTCCTGTCTATCAAACCAAAGATACTGATATCTTGGCAGCATTCCAAGTAACTCCTCAACCTGGAGTTCCGCCTGAAGAAGCAGGTGCAACGGTAACTGCAGAATCTTCCACTGGTAGATGGACAACTGTGTGGACCGATGGACTTACCAGCCTCGACCGTTATAAAGGACGCTGCTACAAGATCAAGCCTATTCTGGAGAAGATAATCAATTTATTGCTTATGTAACTTATCCCTTAGACCTTTTTGAAGAAGGTTCTGTTACTAACATGTTTACCTCCATTGTAGGTAATGTATTTGGGTTCAAGGCCTTGCGCGCTCTACATCTGTGTTTCCACTTCTCCCCGAGACCCTGAAAAAGATACAATTTTTTTTAGGAACACATATAAGATTCATCATTACAAAACAAAAAACAGAGGGGTAATCTGACCATTAACACAGAATTTTGAACTTGTTATCCTCTTGTCTAGCAGGCAATTACTTCAGCAAAAAGGATGATTTATTCGGATCGACATGAGAGCCCAACCACATTGCATTGCCATATTGGAAAGATGTTGATCTACTTGCTTTTATGATGTTACAATCCTCTTGTTGTATTTCTCCTCGGTCCACAGCGACAAAATGTAGGTAGTTCATCACGAAAGAAAGGACTCGCTGAGCCGAGATCATTAACTAATATATATTAATAGAATAGTATACAATAGAACTGTCTTTTTCATATATTCTCTCTGATTTCGTTGCTACTACACGTTTTACACAATTCATCGTCGTATCATAAATAGATAGATATCTTTTTAACATAGGTCATCGAAAGGATCTCAAAGACCCACCAAAGCACAAAAGTCAGGATTTTTCACAAAATAGATTCATATTCAAAGAGTGCATAACCGCATGGATAAGCTCACACTAACCCGTCAATTTAAGATCCAATTTCGTATTCCGTATTTTCTTTGGGAAATATTGGGAAGGAGTGGAATAATATTGACTCATACATAAAAAAAAAGGTTTTATCTTTTTTAGTCTTAAAAGAGTCGATCAGATATGTAGCACTGGGGATGAGTTGTTCACTCTTGACTTCCTTTATGCTTTActtaagtttttttttatttgatGTTGAAGTTTTGTTTTTTATTTGATGTTGAGGCATATGTGTCAAATTTAATGATTTTCCGCAGCTGAGTTTTTATTGATcataaaatttt from Lathyrus oleraceus cultivar Zhongwan6 chromosome 7, CAAS_Psat_ZW6_1.0, whole genome shotgun sequence encodes the following:
- the LOC127106269 gene encoding ribulose bisphosphate carboxylase large chain-like is translated as MRCMGRFMSPQIETKAKVGFKDGVKDYKLTYYTPVYQTKDTDILAAFQVTPQPGVPPEEAGATVTAESSTGRWTTVWTDGLTSLDRYKGRCYKIKPILEKIINLLLM